CATGGTTACCGCTTGTACAGATTTTCCACTGATTAGATATGGACGatataatagaaaagaagtCTGAGCTCTTGAGCAGGAGAGCTCTAACATCAAAACTCTACTTCTGTAGAAAAGATGctctttgaatattgaagaacCTTTCAACCGAGTAACCTGAATTGAAACTTGCTCAAACTCTCTCTCCAAGTTTATGAACTGAAGCTCGTTTATTGTATTGGAGGTATATAACTGTTGAAAAACCATTCCCTGCATCTCAGCCAGCTTGATTCTATGTTGCGTAAAATCAAGTGAAAGCGCACTATTCTCATTACCAGAATGTAGTTCATAAGGCAAAGGTGTAGTAATATTTTGTAAAGTGATAAAGGGACTTCTTCCATGAATCGTTGCTAGCATGCAAGAAGAACACCACAGGTTCCAAAATAGTAGGATTACATCAATTCCGTAACCTTTCGATTCAAGGAACTCCTCGCATTTTTCACTGTTATTTAGGTTCAAAACAACAGCAAGctgcaaaaaatttttgctCAAAGATAGTTGGTCCTCTAAAGATATCATTATAGTAATGAAGTTTGCCATTAAAACGAGGCTGCAAAATCCATCGATTGTAGGACGGAGTAATAGATCAGAAACGAGAATTTTCGCGACATTATAGTACTTAAAAGCATTAGCCGTTGGTTTAGATAAGCCGTTCTCTAACAGAAGAGCGTAATTTTCTATATTGGAATGATTCAataactctttttttcgtaTAGTTAACGATCCGAGGCACAATGCTGTTGAAAGTAAAAACCTTTCATCACTATTTCCTTGTGTAGattctaaattttttccataccGATTTTCCAGTTCAAGTAGACGCAATTTTGGTATACCTGGTAGAGCGTGAAATTCGTTCTTAAATAGGACATCGATCATCCGAGACCTTGGAAGGGCGTAATCTTCGTCCTAGTTTCCTTAAATACATTATTTAATTCAGGATTAAACTTTAAATGTAGCATCAATGGCGACTCGTAGAAAAATAACAGTTTACGTTATTCTGTGAAATTTATAAGGCGACAACGCAACGTTGCACGATGAGCCCAGTGACCCCATGTAGAAAGCATCTTGATTTTCTGAAAGAAAGGAATATAAAGACTATTTTCCTAGCATACATGCAAACAAATATCAGGTGCAAGTTAAGCTCCGAAGATGCCTTACCTGAAATTTTTGTGGCaatcttcctttttatgCAACAGTTTTCCTTATACTTTCTGCTGGTCATTTGGAATTACGTATAGTTTGTCAAGGCACCTctgtaaaaaaataatatgtaTCCTATCATTGCTTTTATGAGGAACTTGATGTTGCATTATAGTTCAAGCAATAGTATATCATGCGTGTATCCAAAGAACTTGAATTCTCTGTGATTAGAACTATTGATAAAGCAGTAAAATTAATCGGCTCTCTTTAACTGGCAATAAACGTTAGACTTATCTCCTGTGTGATCTTGTTATGGAGCATCTTTCTGGCGTAATTTATTATGAGCGAAGTAATCTACTATATGCCAATATTCCTAACATTGCATGTTGAGTGGGACTCTAAATTTCAAGCCGTAACGTTTATGGCTGCATCTATACTTGGTGTAACTGGAAGCTATTTTGCCCCAAAGTTGATAAGCATCGGATATTCTCCTAACAGAACTAAACAGGAGAGTGTGAACGAGTTAgacaaaattgaaagtaAAGACGTAGAGACCGCAAAAAGAAACTCACTGTACAGTAATCAAGTTTTTCTGTCCATTTCCGCATTGTCTATTTCATTGGTAGGACAAGCATTTATGATTGGAGCATCCGAAGCTTTGAAACACAGATCAATGCCTACCACAAACTcaggtattttttttttcggcAGGAGCGTCTATTACATTGTTAGGATATAACTTATTGGCCTCAAATATTCCGTCCCTTTTTTCCATGTGTATTGACCCAGGGCTTAAGATTCAATTGATGCCCTCAATTGGAGCTATATCTGTGATTGGCAAGTTAGTGGTACCCGTTATACTGGCCGCCCTTTATAAAACGAGCCTAGGAATTTTAATTGAGGTCGGATTTTGTATGATTCTGGCGGTAGCTTCGATGCCGCCACTAATCTGGCTCAGAAAAATGGCGTCGAGTTTTATTGAGCACATGCTGATTACAAGTTTGATCCTCGTGTCGGAGACTATTAATTTACAATTTATCGCAGAACTTCTGTAGTTTGTTTTACTGCTATTCAATAGGTACAaactaatattattgcaATATTATGGATTTTCTTATGAGTTCCCGTGCAGCACTATTTAAGTCTGTTGTAGGAAAACGCCAGCCTTT
The nucleotide sequence above comes from Saccharomyces mikatae IFO 1815 strain IFO1815 genome assembly, chromosome: 12. Encoded proteins:
- the SMKI12G0220 gene encoding fungal specific transcription factor domain-containing protein → MIDVLFKNEFHALPGIPKLRLLELENRYGKNLESTQGNSDERFLLSTALCLGSLTIRKKELLNHSNIENYALLLENGLSKPTANAFKYYNVAKILVSDLLLRPTIDGFCSLVLMANFITIMISLEDQLSLSKNFLQLAVVLNLNNSEKCEEFLESKGYGIDVILLFWNLWCSSCMLATIHGRSPFITLQNITTPLPYELHSGNENSALSLDFTQHRIKLAEMQGMVFQQLYTSNTINELQFINLEREFEQVSIQVTRLKGSSIFKEHLFYRSRVLMLELSCSRAQTSFLLYRPYLISGKSVQAVTMEKSIIHEIWSYYTKKFSNNEKERRKHLDWNFCYPIRTASLTLCVSCIILLKYKQVMRFHGDIEQFEYALALEILQDLVQILPIERKLLDLVKAPVNSQWPSDDNFVNFWALKLNEKSP